From the Pseudoalteromonas tunicata genome, one window contains:
- a CDS encoding RNA polymerase sigma factor FliA yields the protein MTNLIERHVSLVKRIAYHLLARLPASVQLDDLTQSGMIGLIEAAKNFDGTKGASFETYAGIRIRGAMLDEIRKGDWVPRSVHKNARMVAQATAELEAELGREVKDVEVAEKLDITLNEYHDILNDVNSGRIIGIEDLGVDEDVLHSDDQVHAFDSPFNHTQTEKFNLSLVEAIKSLPERDALVLSLYYNDEMNLKEIGLILEVSESRVSQIHGQAMVKLKAKISGWI from the coding sequence ATGACCAACCTGATTGAAAGACATGTTTCTCTGGTCAAAAGAATAGCTTATCACCTGCTTGCTCGTTTACCTGCGAGTGTTCAGCTTGATGATCTAACTCAATCAGGCATGATAGGTTTGATTGAAGCAGCAAAAAACTTTGATGGTACAAAAGGTGCCAGCTTTGAAACGTATGCTGGGATCCGTATCCGTGGGGCGATGCTTGATGAGATTCGTAAAGGCGATTGGGTACCTCGTTCTGTTCATAAAAACGCCAGAATGGTTGCTCAAGCTACAGCAGAATTAGAAGCGGAGCTAGGTCGAGAAGTAAAAGACGTAGAAGTTGCTGAAAAACTTGATATTACGCTTAATGAATACCATGATATTCTTAATGATGTAAACAGTGGTAGGATTATTGGGATTGAAGATTTAGGTGTGGATGAAGATGTGTTGCATAGCGACGATCAAGTACACGCTTTTGATTCACCTTTTAATCATACACAAACAGAAAAATTCAATCTTTCGTTGGTTGAAGCAATAAAAAGTCTACCTGAGAGAGACGCACTCGTTTTATCACTTTATTACAATGATGAAATGAATTTAAAAGAAATTGGACTTATCCTTGAGGTTAGTGAATCAAGAGTAAGTCAGATACATGGTCAGGCAATGGTTAAGCTCAAAGCTAAAATCAGTGGCTGGATTTAA
- the fliR gene encoding flagellar biosynthetic protein FliR gives MEFPLAIIMQWMADFLLPLTRISAMLMVMVGIGVRTVPTRIKAALAVMVTLVVIPVLPPAEFTNLFSFEMVLVVLQQTLIGVAMGFASVLMLNTFVMAGQLLAMQSGLGFATMIDPTNGQNVPAVGQFYLILATLLFWTYDGHLIMVKMLVLSFTTIPIDGNWWHVANFREVAVWGGWLFATALVLSLAPLTAMLITSISFGVMTRAAPQLNIFSIGFPFTLMMGLIIIWATMGNFVVQFDFQWHKMLELMCKLTACSP, from the coding sequence ATGGAGTTTCCCCTTGCCATAATTATGCAGTGGATGGCAGATTTTTTACTGCCACTGACTCGTATTTCTGCCATGTTAATGGTGATGGTAGGGATTGGGGTGCGGACAGTTCCCACTCGCATTAAAGCGGCTTTGGCTGTTATGGTAACTTTAGTCGTCATCCCCGTTTTACCTCCTGCTGAATTTACTAATCTATTCTCGTTTGAGATGGTGCTGGTGGTATTACAGCAAACCTTAATCGGTGTTGCGATGGGATTTGCATCGGTATTAATGCTCAATACGTTTGTGATGGCTGGTCAATTACTGGCAATGCAAAGTGGTTTAGGTTTTGCAACTATGATTGATCCAACAAATGGGCAAAATGTGCCAGCGGTTGGCCAGTTTTATCTTATTTTAGCAACCTTACTGTTTTGGACTTACGATGGGCATTTGATCATGGTCAAAATGCTAGTATTAAGTTTTACCACCATTCCAATTGATGGCAATTGGTGGCATGTCGCTAATTTTCGCGAAGTTGCCGTTTGGGGGGGCTGGTTATTTGCCACCGCACTGGTTTTATCTTTGGCACCGTTAACCGCCATGCTCATTACTAGTATCTCATTTGGTGTAATGACACGAGCCGCTCCTCAGTTAAATATTTTCTCTATCGGTTTTCCATTTACCTTGATGATGGGCTTAATCATTATTTGGGCCACTATGGGTAATTTTGTGGTGCAGTTTGATTTTCAATGGCACAAAATGTTGGAATTGATGTGCAAACTCACAGCGTGCTCTCCTTAG
- a CDS encoding MinD/ParA family protein: MINTVLDQASGLRRMNQTNQAVKVIAVTGGKGGVGKTNVSLNMAIAMGQQGQRVLVLDADLGLANCDVMLGLRVERNLSHVLSGECELEDILVEGPHGIRIVPASSGSQNMVELSPAEHAGLIRAFGELNADYDVLIVDTAAGISDMVLSFSRAAQDVLVVVCDEPTSITDAYALIKILSREHGVYKFKIVANMVRSLREGQELFAKLSKVTDRFLDVALELVATVPFDENMRKSIRKQKTIVDLFPKSPAAIAFKTLAAKAAKWPIPNQPSGHLEFFIEKLVNR, encoded by the coding sequence ATGATTAATACAGTTTTAGATCAAGCAAGTGGCCTGCGGAGAATGAATCAAACAAATCAAGCTGTGAAAGTAATCGCAGTGACAGGCGGAAAAGGCGGCGTAGGTAAAACTAACGTCTCGCTCAATATGGCAATCGCTATGGGACAGCAAGGCCAAAGAGTACTTGTCCTTGATGCTGACTTAGGGCTTGCTAATTGTGACGTTATGCTCGGACTTCGAGTGGAGCGTAACTTGTCTCACGTATTATCTGGTGAATGTGAGCTTGAAGATATTTTAGTTGAAGGACCTCATGGTATTCGGATTGTACCAGCCTCGTCAGGTTCACAGAATATGGTGGAGTTATCTCCTGCTGAGCATGCTGGCCTTATTCGTGCTTTTGGTGAACTCAATGCTGATTACGATGTATTAATTGTTGATACTGCAGCGGGTATTTCGGATATGGTATTGAGTTTTTCCCGAGCAGCGCAAGATGTACTTGTGGTTGTTTGTGACGAGCCAACCTCTATTACCGATGCCTACGCATTAATAAAGATTTTAAGTCGTGAGCATGGTGTCTATAAATTCAAAATTGTAGCCAATATGGTGCGCAGTTTACGCGAAGGGCAGGAGCTTTTTGCAAAACTATCAAAAGTAACCGATCGCTTTTTAGATGTGGCTTTGGAATTAGTGGCAACTGTGCCATTTGATGAAAATATGCGTAAATCCATTCGTAAGCAAAAAACGATAGTTGATTTATTTCCAAAATCACCGGCAGCCATCGCATTTAAAACACTTGCAGCCAAAGCTGCAAAATGGCCTATTCCAAATCAACCTTCAGGGCATTTGGAGTTTTTCATCGAAAAATTAGTAAATCGCTGA
- the flhF gene encoding flagellar biosynthesis protein FlhF yields MKIKRFFAKDMRTALNEVKEELGADAVIMSNKKMANGVEIVAAVDYDRTPVKSSVNNAARSPLSEREATQAQGMQSQFVRPRPMQAQAEPEAKMADSLEALLNRQATKPQSSTLSSMLEKQQKVSTSHWYKGPEEDELVSEPKKAAEKSSELRTKTDPRNDAQIKAMRDEMFAIRQLLEHQVSGLMSQDLARKDPTKAYMVDRLKGMGISSEVAEQMACFIPDDVSEKKAWQALLEMVQSQLYTSNNEILRNGGVFALVGPTGVGKTTTVAKLAALGAQKFGADKIALITTDTYRIGAYEQLATYGRIIGCPVKQVKDANELAEMLYHLRNKRLVLIDTAGMSQRDLRLTEQLNTLMKNARVDIRSYLVLSATAQHEVLQETVKHFKKVHLSGCIFTKLDECLSLGEIISIAIQNRLPIGYLTNGQRVPEDIRVANAEKLVKKAEQLFAKRANTQFKRHPNLESHAVGMYD; encoded by the coding sequence ATGAAAATTAAACGGTTTTTTGCCAAAGATATGCGCACAGCTCTTAATGAAGTAAAAGAAGAGCTTGGCGCAGATGCGGTGATCATGTCTAACAAAAAAATGGCCAATGGCGTTGAGATTGTTGCTGCTGTTGATTACGACAGAACACCAGTAAAAAGCAGTGTAAATAATGCTGCCAGATCACCACTTTCAGAGCGTGAAGCAACACAAGCACAGGGCATGCAAAGTCAGTTTGTACGCCCGCGTCCTATGCAGGCTCAAGCTGAGCCTGAAGCTAAAATGGCTGATAGTTTAGAAGCCTTGCTTAACCGTCAAGCAACTAAACCTCAATCTTCCACGTTATCAAGCATGTTAGAAAAACAACAAAAAGTATCAACATCGCATTGGTATAAAGGCCCAGAGGAAGACGAGTTAGTATCTGAACCAAAAAAAGCAGCAGAAAAAAGCAGTGAATTAAGAACGAAAACTGATCCTAGAAATGATGCTCAAATCAAAGCAATGCGAGATGAAATGTTCGCTATTCGTCAATTACTCGAGCATCAAGTATCAGGCTTAATGTCACAGGATTTAGCGCGTAAAGATCCAACGAAGGCCTATATGGTCGACCGTTTAAAAGGTATGGGCATTAGCAGCGAAGTAGCAGAGCAAATGGCTTGCTTTATCCCTGATGATGTTTCTGAGAAAAAAGCATGGCAAGCTTTGCTTGAAATGGTACAAAGCCAACTTTATACCAGTAACAACGAAATTTTGCGTAACGGCGGTGTATTTGCGTTAGTTGGACCAACAGGTGTCGGTAAAACAACCACAGTTGCAAAACTTGCGGCTCTTGGTGCTCAAAAATTTGGCGCTGACAAAATAGCATTAATAACAACAGATACTTACCGTATTGGGGCTTATGAGCAGCTTGCAACTTATGGCCGTATTATTGGTTGTCCAGTTAAGCAAGTAAAAGACGCAAACGAATTAGCAGAAATGCTTTATCATTTAAGAAATAAGCGTCTAGTATTAATTGACACAGCAGGTATGAGTCAACGAGACTTACGTTTAACTGAGCAGTTGAATACCTTAATGAAAAATGCCAGAGTGGATATTCGCAGCTATTTAGTACTCAGTGCCACAGCACAGCATGAAGTGTTACAAGAAACAGTAAAACACTTCAAAAAGGTACATCTAAGTGGTTGTATATTCACAAAACTTGATGAATGTCTAAGTTTAGGAGAGATTATTAGTATAGCGATTCAAAATCGCCTCCCAATAGGGTATCTTACTAATGGTCAACGAGTTCCTGAGGATATTCGTGTGGCAAATGCAGAAAAATTAGTAAAAAAGGCTGAACAACTGTTCGCAAAACGTGCAAACACGCAATTTAAAAGACATCCAAACTTGGAGTCTCATGCAGTAGGGATGTATGATTAA
- the fliQ gene encoding flagellar biosynthesis protein FliQ: protein MQPEVFVGILSNALFLVIKLVAAIIVPSLIVGLIVSVFQAATSINEQTLSFLPRLIVTLFALIIGAHWLTQELMDFFTGLVMSIPEVVG, encoded by the coding sequence ATGCAACCTGAAGTATTTGTTGGTATATTGAGTAATGCACTGTTTTTGGTGATAAAACTCGTCGCCGCGATTATTGTGCCGAGTTTAATTGTTGGTTTAATTGTTTCTGTTTTTCAAGCCGCGACCTCCATTAATGAGCAAACATTAAGTTTTTTACCACGTTTGATTGTGACTTTATTTGCATTGATTATTGGCGCACATTGGTTGACCCAAGAGCTAATGGATTTTTTCACCGGTTTGGTGATGAGTATTCCAGAGGTGGTGGGTTAA
- the flhB gene encoding flagellar biosynthesis protein FlhB → MAEGSDQEKTEEPTSKKLEDARKKGQIARSKETGTVVVLIMSAISLIIYGPEIGMGLKRVMARLLDLNRTEAFDTTKMFAVWGDIAKELWFGMTMFVLVILVAAFIGNTFLGGFNFSWSAAAPQANKLSPAKGLVRMFGPQAAIELFKGLLKFLLVAVTAVLLIKFYFYEILHLSLETAPSNIQHALTMLAWMFLGLSCTLILVAVVDAPFQLWNHNKQLKMTLQEVKDEYKNSEGDPQIKARIRRTQREMSQRRMMQDVPDADVIVTNPTHYSVALKYDTDRAGAPIVLAKGIDEIALQIRKIAKEHDVPILESPMLTRSLFHTTDIGQQIPDQLFIAVAQVLAYVYQLKQFSKGRGKRPKKPSAQPPIPDELKY, encoded by the coding sequence ATGGCTGAAGGCTCAGATCAAGAAAAAACCGAAGAACCTACGTCCAAAAAACTTGAGGATGCGCGTAAAAAAGGGCAAATCGCGCGCTCAAAAGAAACCGGCACTGTAGTGGTGCTGATCATGTCTGCTATTTCACTGATTATTTACGGCCCTGAAATTGGTATGGGTCTGAAACGGGTAATGGCCCGTTTACTTGACTTAAATCGTACCGAAGCTTTTGATACTACAAAAATGTTTGCTGTGTGGGGCGATATAGCTAAAGAACTTTGGTTTGGCATGACGATGTTTGTCTTAGTTATTTTGGTTGCCGCATTTATCGGAAATACTTTTTTAGGTGGGTTTAATTTTAGTTGGTCTGCAGCGGCTCCTCAGGCTAATAAATTATCGCCCGCGAAAGGATTAGTAAGAATGTTCGGCCCGCAAGCGGCCATTGAGCTGTTTAAAGGGCTACTTAAGTTTTTATTGGTTGCAGTTACTGCGGTGCTACTAATTAAATTTTATTTTTATGAAATATTACACCTGAGTTTAGAAACTGCGCCCAGTAATATTCAGCACGCACTAACTATGTTGGCTTGGATGTTTTTAGGGTTGTCGTGTACCTTGATTTTAGTCGCCGTTGTTGATGCACCCTTTCAGCTTTGGAATCACAATAAGCAGCTTAAAATGACTTTGCAAGAGGTCAAAGACGAATACAAAAACTCTGAAGGTGATCCGCAAATTAAGGCTCGTATTCGTCGAACTCAGCGTGAAATGTCACAGCGAAGGATGATGCAAGATGTCCCTGATGCAGATGTGATTGTTACCAACCCGACCCATTATTCTGTTGCACTTAAATATGATACTGATCGTGCGGGGGCACCTATTGTGCTTGCCAAAGGTATAGATGAAATAGCACTGCAAATCAGAAAGATAGCTAAAGAGCATGATGTGCCAATTTTAGAATCTCCAATGCTGACGCGGTCTTTATTTCATACCACAGATATTGGCCAGCAGATCCCTGATCAATTATTTATCGCGGTAGCACAAGTGCTTGCTTATGTTTATCAGCTCAAGCAATTTAGTAAAGGCCGAGGAAAACGGCCTAAAAAACCATCAGCTCAACCGCCAATTCCAGATGAACTAAAATATTAA
- a CDS encoding chemotaxis protein CheA: protein MSFEVDEDILQDFLVEAGEILELLSEQLVELENNPENTDLLNAIFRGFHTVKGGAGFLSMTELVDACHGAENIFDVLRQGKRSVTPELMDVILQALDTINEMFAKIQNREQPDPASPELLETLHKLSKPASDNDFVVAPSAPVIEEPVASEPAQDEFDDIFFGADPVDEPEVASDSSGGIDDITEDEFESLLDELHGSGKGPAVVEKQSASNNDDITDDEFESLLDELHGSGSFGAVSADAPKATPAPVSHSKASSQSDEEITEDEFESLLDELHGAGAAPKAVASTPAANPKVETKPQPAAKPAPVPASKAPEPVAKAPVAAAKAPAPKPAAPQAETTVRVDTKRLDQIMNMVGELVLVRNRLVSLGATVSSESMSKAISNLDVVTADLQGAVMKTRMQPIKKVFGRFPRVVRDLARSLRKDINLLLVGEETDLDKNLVEALADPLVHLVRNSVDHGIEMPDVREASGKSRTGTVTLSASQEGDHILLKIVDDGAGMDPEKLKSIAVGKGVIDADVAARLSDTEAYNLIFAPGFSTKEEISDISGRGVGMDVVKTKITQLNGSIKIESQKGVGTTLEIKVPLTLAILPTLMVMVGQQTFALPLAGVSEIFHLDLTKTNLVDGQLTIIVRKKAIPLFYLERWLIRNYVHDERKRSQGHVVIVQLGTQQVGFVVDSLIGQEEVVIKPLDALLQGTPGMAGATITSDGGIALILDVPSMLKHYAGKTK from the coding sequence ATGAGCTTTGAAGTTGATGAAGATATTCTGCAGGATTTTTTAGTTGAGGCTGGAGAGATTTTAGAGCTCCTGTCTGAACAATTGGTTGAATTAGAAAATAATCCCGAAAATACTGATTTATTGAATGCTATTTTCCGAGGCTTTCATACTGTAAAAGGCGGTGCAGGCTTTCTCTCAATGACGGAGCTTGTTGATGCTTGTCATGGGGCTGAAAATATATTTGATGTATTGCGTCAAGGTAAAAGAAGCGTTACGCCCGAACTTATGGATGTAATTCTTCAAGCGCTTGATACGATAAATGAAATGTTTGCAAAAATTCAGAATCGTGAACAACCTGATCCAGCATCACCAGAGTTACTCGAAACCTTACATAAATTAAGTAAACCAGCATCAGATAATGACTTTGTTGTTGCTCCAAGTGCTCCTGTTATAGAGGAGCCTGTTGCAAGCGAGCCTGCCCAGGATGAGTTTGATGACATCTTTTTTGGTGCGGATCCAGTTGATGAGCCTGAAGTAGCCAGTGATTCATCTGGTGGTATTGATGATATTACTGAAGATGAATTTGAAAGTTTGCTTGATGAACTTCATGGTTCAGGTAAAGGACCTGCTGTTGTTGAGAAGCAAAGTGCTTCTAATAACGATGATATTACCGATGATGAGTTTGAAAGTTTATTAGATGAATTACATGGCTCTGGCTCATTTGGTGCTGTTTCAGCTGACGCACCTAAAGCAACTCCTGCACCAGTAAGTCATTCAAAGGCAAGCTCTCAATCGGATGAAGAGATCACCGAGGATGAATTTGAATCATTATTAGATGAATTACATGGTGCTGGCGCTGCCCCAAAAGCAGTTGCAAGTACTCCTGCAGCAAACCCAAAAGTTGAGACTAAACCTCAACCGGCGGCAAAACCTGCTCCGGTCCCCGCAAGTAAAGCGCCTGAACCAGTCGCCAAGGCTCCGGTTGCTGCTGCAAAAGCACCAGCCCCAAAACCTGCGGCACCGCAAGCTGAAACCACTGTTCGTGTTGATACTAAACGTTTAGATCAAATCATGAATATGGTGGGAGAGTTAGTTTTAGTACGTAATCGCTTAGTAAGTCTTGGAGCTACAGTTAGTAGCGAAAGTATGAGTAAAGCGATTTCTAATTTAGATGTTGTTACTGCTGATTTGCAAGGCGCAGTAATGAAAACGCGTATGCAGCCAATTAAGAAAGTTTTTGGTCGTTTTCCGCGTGTTGTTCGAGATTTAGCTCGCAGCCTTCGTAAAGACATTAATTTGTTATTAGTTGGCGAAGAAACAGATTTAGATAAAAATTTAGTTGAAGCACTTGCTGACCCACTCGTGCATTTAGTTCGAAACTCAGTTGATCATGGAATTGAAATGCCAGATGTGCGAGAAGCTTCAGGCAAATCTCGCACCGGTACTGTTACCTTATCTGCCTCTCAAGAAGGCGATCACATCCTACTGAAAATTGTAGATGATGGCGCTGGGATGGATCCAGAAAAGCTTAAAAGTATTGCGGTTGGTAAAGGTGTAATTGATGCAGATGTTGCTGCTCGTTTATCAGATACTGAAGCATATAATCTTATTTTTGCTCCAGGTTTTTCTACTAAAGAAGAGATTTCTGATATTTCAGGCCGTGGTGTAGGCATGGATGTGGTGAAAACCAAGATTACCCAGTTGAATGGTTCAATTAAAATTGAATCACAAAAAGGGGTTGGAACCACTCTTGAAATCAAAGTACCGCTTACCTTAGCAATTTTACCAACACTTATGGTCATGGTTGGACAACAAACATTTGCACTTCCATTAGCTGGAGTTAGTGAGATTTTCCACCTAGATCTTACCAAAACCAATTTAGTTGATGGACAGTTGACTATCATAGTGCGTAAGAAAGCAATTCCATTATTTTATTTAGAACGATGGCTAATTCGCAATTATGTCCATGATGAGCGTAAACGTTCGCAGGGTCATGTCGTTATTGTCCAATTAGGGACACAACAAGTTGGTTTTGTTGTTGATTCGTTAATTGGTCAAGAAGAAGTAGTGATTAAACCATTGGATGCGTTATTGCAAGGTACACCTGGAATGGCAGGTGCAACAATTACTTCTGACGGTGGTATTGCATTAATTTTAGATGTTCCTAGCATGCTAAAACATTATGCTGGTAAAACTAAATAA
- the flhA gene encoding flagellar biosynthesis protein FlhA, with amino-acid sequence MNFQAVLAQINKDKMDYLRGVGTPILVLAALAMVVLPIPPILLDTLFSFNIALALVVLLVTVYTMKPLDFGAFPAILLIATILRLALNVASTRVVLLEGHNGGDAAGQVIEAFGSVVMGGNYVVGFVVFLILIIINFVVITKGAGRISEVTARFTLDAMPGKQMAIDADLNAGFITAEQARERRNEVTREADFYGSMDGASKFVKGDAIAGIVILLINIVGGLFIGMIQHDLPFKVAMEVYTLLTIGDGLVAQIPSLLLSIGTAIIVTRQNESQNMGDQVKRQLGNEKPLFITSGILIMMGLVPGMPHLAFLSLGVLIGYGAYLAQQKAIKEKEAIAKGELVPTAQGERSTSPQEQKELSWDDVSQVDVIGLEVGYRLIPLVDQAQGGELLSRIKGVRKKLSQELGFLVPPVHIRDNLELDPNVYRITLMGVAVGEGELKHGNELAINPGQVFGPISGIATKDPAFGLEAVWISPNQKDEAQSLGYTVVDAATVVATHISQLLHNNASLLLGHEEVQNLLDMLTKSHPRLVEGLVPDVLHLTTIVKVLQNLLNEGVPIRDMRSIVQTLVEYGPRSQDPDVLTAAVRISLRRLIVQDIVGATVEIPVITLAPELEQMLHRSLQNAGDEGAGIEPGLAERLQNSLTVAHQNQEMAGEPSILLTSGMLRTVLSRFVKHTLPGLRVMSYQEVPDEKQIKIVSSVGQQ; translated from the coding sequence ATGAATTTCCAAGCCGTATTAGCCCAAATTAATAAAGATAAAATGGATTACCTTCGTGGGGTTGGCACGCCAATTTTAGTGCTCGCTGCTTTGGCGATGGTTGTTTTGCCTATTCCTCCAATTCTGCTTGATACCTTATTTTCATTTAATATCGCACTCGCTCTTGTCGTTTTATTAGTAACTGTTTACACCATGAAACCGCTCGATTTTGGTGCCTTTCCAGCTATTTTGCTGATTGCAACTATTTTGCGTTTAGCCTTAAACGTGGCCAGTACTCGTGTGGTATTACTTGAAGGTCATAACGGAGGCGATGCTGCTGGGCAAGTAATTGAAGCATTTGGCTCGGTGGTGATGGGTGGTAATTATGTTGTTGGTTTTGTTGTCTTTTTAATCCTAATTATTATTAACTTTGTGGTAATTACTAAAGGTGCAGGACGTATTTCTGAAGTAACCGCACGTTTCACCTTAGATGCAATGCCGGGTAAACAAATGGCGATTGATGCTGATTTAAATGCGGGGTTCATTACTGCAGAGCAAGCTCGTGAGCGACGCAACGAAGTAACCCGTGAAGCAGATTTTTATGGTTCTATGGATGGTGCGAGTAAATTTGTAAAAGGTGATGCCATAGCAGGTATCGTCATTTTATTAATTAACATCGTAGGTGGTTTATTTATTGGCATGATCCAACACGATTTGCCATTCAAAGTCGCTATGGAGGTGTACACCCTTTTGACCATCGGTGATGGCCTAGTTGCGCAAATTCCTTCTTTATTACTTTCGATTGGCACAGCGATTATTGTTACTCGTCAAAATGAGTCACAAAACATGGGTGACCAAGTAAAACGCCAATTAGGGAATGAAAAACCATTATTTATCACATCAGGTATTTTAATCATGATGGGCCTAGTGCCTGGTATGCCTCATTTGGCTTTTTTATCACTAGGAGTATTGATTGGTTATGGGGCTTATTTAGCTCAGCAAAAGGCGATTAAAGAGAAAGAGGCCATCGCTAAAGGTGAATTAGTTCCAACAGCTCAAGGTGAGCGCAGCACTTCACCTCAAGAACAAAAAGAATTGAGCTGGGATGATGTTTCTCAAGTCGATGTGATTGGCTTAGAGGTTGGTTATCGTTTAATTCCACTGGTTGATCAAGCCCAAGGTGGTGAGTTATTAAGCCGGATTAAAGGGGTTCGAAAAAAGCTTTCTCAAGAACTCGGATTTTTAGTCCCTCCGGTGCATATCCGCGATAATTTAGAACTCGACCCTAATGTTTATCGCATTACTTTGATGGGAGTTGCTGTGGGTGAGGGGGAGCTTAAACACGGCAATGAGCTTGCAATTAATCCAGGCCAAGTATTTGGACCTATCTCTGGTATTGCGACGAAAGACCCTGCCTTTGGCTTAGAAGCCGTGTGGATCTCTCCAAATCAAAAAGATGAAGCACAATCATTAGGTTACACAGTTGTTGATGCGGCTACAGTGGTTGCAACTCATATTAGTCAGTTATTACACAATAATGCGTCATTATTATTAGGTCATGAAGAAGTACAGAACCTCCTCGATATGTTGACGAAGAGCCATCCGCGTCTTGTTGAGGGATTAGTACCGGATGTATTGCACTTAACTACCATAGTAAAAGTATTGCAAAATTTACTTAATGAGGGGGTGCCAATTCGCGATATGCGCTCAATTGTACAAACCCTTGTTGAGTACGGTCCAAGAAGCCAAGATCCTGATGTATTAACGGCTGCAGTGCGAATTTCACTAAGACGACTCATAGTTCAAGACATTGTTGGAGCAACCGTTGAAATCCCTGTCATTACATTGGCGCCTGAGTTGGAACAGATGTTGCATCGTTCACTTCAAAATGCAGGTGACGAAGGTGCCGGTATTGAGCCTGGACTGGCTGAGCGCTTACAGAATTCATTAACTGTAGCGCATCAGAATCAAGAAATGGCAGGCGAACCTTCAATATTGTTGACGTCAGGAATGCTTAGAACAGTCTTGTCACGTTTTGTTAAGCATACATTACCAGGATTAAGGGTGATGTCTTATCAAGAAGTGCCAGATGAAAAGCAAATCAAGATTGTCAGCTCTGTAGGTCAACAATAG
- the cheY gene encoding chemotaxis response regulator CheY, with product MDKNMKILVVDDFSTMRRIIKNLLRDLGFTNVQEADDGSTALPMLQNQEFDFVVTDWNMPGMQGIDLLRAIRADDKLKHLPVLMVTAEAKKEQIIAAAQAGVNGYIVKPFTAATLKTKLDKVFERLG from the coding sequence TTGGATAAAAACATGAAAATTCTTGTGGTAGATGATTTTTCAACTATGAGAAGAATCATTAAGAATCTGCTAAGAGACCTAGGCTTTACTAATGTTCAAGAGGCAGATGACGGGAGCACCGCATTACCAATGCTGCAAAATCAAGAGTTTGATTTTGTGGTAACTGATTGGAACATGCCAGGTATGCAAGGTATTGATTTATTAAGAGCAATTCGTGCTGATGATAAATTAAAGCATTTACCGGTTTTAATGGTTACTGCAGAAGCGAAAAAAGAACAAATTATTGCAGCAGCGCAAGCGGGTGTAAACGGCTACATTGTTAAACCATTTACCGCAGCTACGTTGAAAACAAAACTGGATAAAGTGTTTGAGCGTTTAGGTTAA
- a CDS encoding protein phosphatase CheZ: protein MSANAALHINLDQARHLVALLEQGEQEQANDFLMELTAEGQSELFAEVGKLTRQLHDSLKNFQFDDKISELTKESIPDAKQRLNYVMEMTEQAANKTMDAIEASLPLADKLSDDITKLKPSWDRLMSRDLQLGEFKLLCKELDDFIQSTQSNTDQLHGLMTQVLMAQDYQDLTGQVIRRVIELVREVEDSLISMLTVFGSPVEGQKAVEEKKIEATKVHNKELDQVAEGPIIDAAERDDVVSGQDEVDDLLSSLGF from the coding sequence ATGTCAGCCAACGCTGCGCTTCACATTAACCTTGATCAAGCAAGGCACCTTGTTGCATTGCTCGAACAAGGAGAACAAGAACAAGCTAATGATTTCTTAATGGAATTGACAGCAGAGGGGCAATCAGAGCTCTTTGCTGAAGTTGGTAAGTTAACTCGGCAATTGCATGATTCTTTAAAAAATTTCCAATTTGACGATAAAATTTCCGAATTAACCAAAGAATCAATTCCAGATGCTAAGCAGCGATTAAATTATGTCATGGAAATGACTGAGCAAGCTGCTAACAAGACTATGGATGCGATTGAAGCCAGTTTACCACTTGCTGACAAATTAAGTGATGATATCACAAAGCTTAAGCCCTCTTGGGATCGTTTGATGTCACGCGACCTACAATTAGGCGAGTTTAAATTACTGTGTAAAGAATTGGATGATTTTATCCAAAGCACTCAATCTAATACCGATCAATTGCATGGTTTAATGACGCAAGTGCTTATGGCCCAAGATTACCAAGACTTAACAGGGCAGGTTATTCGCCGAGTGATTGAGCTCGTTAGAGAGGTTGAAGATAGTTTAATCTCTATGTTGACAGTGTTTGGTTCACCAGTTGAAGGTCAAAAAGCTGTAGAAGAGAAAAAAATAGAGGCAACTAAAGTTCATAACAAAGAACTCGATCAAGTTGCGGAAGGGCCAATTATTGATGCTGCTGAGCGAGATGATGTGGTTTCGGGTCAAGATGAAGTTGATGACTTATTGTCAAGCTTAGGCTTCTAA